Sequence from the Peromyscus eremicus chromosome 4, PerEre_H2_v1, whole genome shotgun sequence genome:
CAGCACATAGTCCAACTCAAACCACTATCGAGAGGAGCCCAGAGGCCCAGAGAAGAGAAGGGCTGTCCCCAGGATGGTCTGCCGTCCTCAGTCCCCTTTAGTCTCCTGCAAGCGCTGAGGTAGGCTCCGGAGTTGGAAGCTGAGCACCCAGCCTGGCATTCTTCTGCCCAGCTCAGTCTCCACTCCACTTAGGCTTCACAGAAGCCAAGATCCAGGCGCCGGTCAGGTTCCCTTGCCACCGAGACATTGGATTCCATTCTCCCCGTCAGACTGGAACCCTCCGCGAGCCGATTGAACTCACCGGCGGCATCTGAAAGAAACCCCAGCCCACCGGCGGCACTTGCTCCTCTGCAGCGCTGCCCTCTGCTGGCGCCCTGCCCGTTGGTCCCTCTCCCTGCCCGGTACACCCACTCTCCTCTGGGCTCCAGGGGTTCAGCGTCCGAAGATAGTCTATCGCCGCCTTGGTGCTCCAGTCTCCCGCCTGGCGGGCTGAGGACGCCAGAGACCACTGGCTCCAGCCAGGGGTTATAGAGACCTGGGATCCATCCCATGGTTGCCAGGAGCGAGGCAGGCTTAGCGCTGGCGAGCTGGTGGTGGAAAGGATTCTTTTCCTAGGGTCGTTAGGATCCTGCCCGAGGTTCAAGTCCCAGTCCTGCGCTGGCAGCACTACCCACGCCCAAGTCCCAGGGCTTGGAAGGCCTGAAGAGTCTTCGCTATCCAGTGGAGACCCAAGACAAGAACGCACACTAGCCTGCAGGCTGCGGAACTTTCCATAGCACAGTCTGAAATTGCGGCGGCACAGGTGGTGGGGGAGCTGGCCGAGGACTTGTGCTGTTGGGAGAGATGTCCCCAGTGCCCCTCCAGTGTGGTTGTTTCTGGAGCTGGAGGGGGAAATCTTGAGGCTGTCCACGAGGCTTCAATGCACGCAGGAAGCCGCGGTCTTCCCGACTTAGCAACTGTTTCTAAAGAGGTGTGGAACTGGCTCCCAGGTGCCTTGGAAAGACTATATAAAATCCACTGCTGGGGCAAGGTGGGGTAgcgggaaggagggggaaggaagagaagggagccaGGAAAGAGAATGATCATTAGGAGACCGAAAGGAAAGGAACGCTTGGCGGTTTCCTAGGATGCAGATCCCGGTAGCTGGATTCGAAAGCCAGTCCAGCAGATGGGTTTGTTCCGGGCTGCCTGCAATTTCTGAGGCGTTGGTTTTGGGTCCCTGCAATTCCCACCTTACACTGGTCCCGGGTATCCCACAAATGCCAGTATCTGATGGCAAGCGTGGAAGCGGGTCAGCCCTTCACTATCCCCACCCCAACTTAGTGCTCCTAAGGCTGGGAGCCGTCCTATGTGGGATCCAGCCCCGACGGCGACGCCGGTGGTTCTGCCTCAACAGCCCTCTGTGCTGGCCGAAGTTTGGCACCCGCTGCGCTGAGCGAGCGGAGCTGTTGCGGAGCCCCGTTTGAAGCGAAGCCGGCGTGGGTAGCTCTGCCAGAGCAAGAGATCTGCATCACCCGAGCAGGAGCCACTGGCTCCGGGTTGTTGTCCCAGCCTAGGGCGTGAAGCCTCTAagagagcagggggtgggggcgaGGGGGAGATGGGGACCCGACAGAGTACTTGACTTGGTTCAGGAGAGCAGCACACTGCCCGCAGCTCCGGGAGTGGCCCGCAGTGCTAGGAAGGCGAGGACCTGGTCTTGCCTGGGACAGGTGGGCGCGGGGCACTCGGGGCTCGCAGCCATGCGTCCCCTCTTGCTCAGTCTAGTCCCTGGAGTATGGGCGAGCCTCGCTGCGTCGCAGCCCCTACTGCAACCCCTCCTCTCCGGGCCGCGGGCTgagcctccctccctgcctggagCTTCCCacggggagaggaggagggggaggaggaggaaggatcggaggggagggaggagcagagggggACTATTCTGAGCGGTCCGCGCTGCCCCCGCCCCTCGCGCTGTCGGTGAAGGCTCCTTCGAGCCTGGCCGGGTACAAGTCTGTCCTTCGACGTCAGGGGGTCATTAATAACCAATTAGGAGGGTCACTGCGGCTCCTATAAAGGAGCTGAGATTTTGCCAAGGGGAGGACGGTCCGGATGTGCAGGAGGCGAGTGGGCAACCGAGAGCCCTTGGTCGGTGTTTCTCTGCAGCCACCCGCCTCTCACCTCTCCCGCTCCCCTCCTGGTACCCGCCCCTGTCTCCACCCGCGGATTTCCAGCCCTCTGTGCCGCCTCTACCATCTCTGCAGATTTCGTGTTTCTCCCACCTGGTTCACTTTCCTCCCAGCCACCCCCTTGCCACTCACTCCCTAGTGCGTCCTCCCCctgctcctcttccccctcctccttcgcGTTGTGTCGCACTCCTCTCTCTCCGCTCACTCCTGTGCTCCCTCTTCGTTGCCCACCTCTCCGAAGTCCACCTAAGCCGTCCTTCCGCTGCGCCGGCGCGCCCCTGGCCGCCCATGATGGGCTCTGTGCTCCCAGCTGAGGCCCTGGTGCTCAAAACAGGGCTGAAGGCTCCGGGGCTGGCGCTGGCAGAGGTCATCACCTCCGACATCCTGCACAGTTTCTTATACGGCCGATGGCGCAACGTGCTAGGTGAACAGCTGCTGGAGGACAAGAGCCACCACGCCAGCCCAAAGACTGCCTTCACCGCCGAAGTCCTGGCGCAGTCCTTCTCAGGAGGTGAGTCGCGCCGTCGGGGCTCTTCTCCCTCGCTCTTCCTGGCTACCCCCAATCCTCAGGCTAGCGGCGCGGTGGCCAGATAGGGAGCTCCTGCCCCAAACCAGGACGCTCTCCCATGTCAGCGCACCCCAGTTTTTCCGTGGGTCAACCCCGGGCTGGAACAGCCACACAGAAACAGAGCGGAGGCAGCTAGGAATGCGGGATGCTCTAGAACCAAACCCCGGCGACCCAGACGACCTACGTCGGTCAGCCAGGCtcttctgtgtcttctctccccaccccaccctccaggcTGGAGCTCGCGGTTTCCTGGCATTAAAAGCCTTACTGGGCGTGTAATAGCAGTTGACTCAAAAAGAACGGATTTTAAATTCATTTGGTTAACTTGGGCTTGACCCGCGAAAGTTCCCACTTAAACCAAAAACTGTAAAAGACAGCCGGGGCCGGGGAAGGGGCGGAGGGCGGGCAGGCCGGAGAGAAAAAGCCGCGGAAGAGAGCGAGGGAGAGAAAGAGCGAGGAAAGTTCCTTTTCTTTAAGATGTCTCAAGTTCTTATTCCTCATTCGTCACCCCGCAAACAATATCTTCCCCAGCGCTGGCGTCTCTGGcgtccccctctcttcccctttaAGATTACTGTTCCTCTCTTAATTTACCGTGAAGACTAATTCCACTTCCATTCACGCTATGTCAACCATCTAATCCTCCCTTTTTGTAAGGAGAATTCCTCGGCCCCTTTTAAACAAGTCCCCTCCGCATTGAGATACAATTTACTGCTACAGCTTTCTTCCAGGGCTAATGAATTTAGAATTAGCAATTTCTTTCGAATGGAGCCGAATGAATGCGATCACTTTAACAGCGTGACAAATTGCCGGCCGCTCCGCAATGGACACCGTTTAACCCCCCCTTTCAGCCGGCCGGCTCGCCGGGTATTTTCCCAGGTAGCTTAGAGGGGAACCTTGTAAGACAAGGAGGCCGCCCCTGTGCGCCTCGCCGCTCCCACCCCTGCCGCAGAGGCCCCACCGGGGATCCTCTGGGGACTAGGGACCACTGGTTCTTCCTCGCCCATTAAGGCGACTTCAGAGCTCGCCTGATCCGGGCACCGCCCTCCCTGGCACCCTAGAgcctggaagcagagagggaCACCGGCGGCGTGCCAGGGGAGATGACACCGAGAGCTGGCAGCCTAGTTTGCAGAAACAGTGTTTCTTCTGCGAAGGGTGCCACCTTCCAAGCTGGGGATCTGTCCCCAGTGCTGACCGCGTCCGGGAGACACGCAATGAGCCCAGAGTCACCAGCTGAAGAGTCAGGAACAAGGCTGAGTGAAGAGTCCCGGGTTGGACGTTACCTCTTCGCCAGAcccggcctcagtttccctgtctgtaaacACAATGCGTTTTCACTGGTTCTTAACCGCGACGGAAAGCGGTGAAGGTTGTGGATGTTTGGAGAATTTGTGGAGAGACTTGTAGAAACGAGCCCCAAGGGCTGATGATACAGCTGGGCGGCACAGCGCTTCGTGCGCAAGGCTAAGGGTTCGATCCCCAGTAACTCTCcgctcaaaagaaaaataaatgaaccacGATACACCGCTTGCTTTTAGAAGGCACAGAGGGTCCTGGGTTGCAAAATAAGACTGAACCTCTGCGCACAGGTCTATAGCGCGCCACTGGAGAGATTCGCCCATGTTGGGGCTGCCTGTGCACTGAGCAGGGAGAGCGGGTCCTGGATGAGAAGGGTAGGACCTTCTTTGAGCAAAAAGACCGGGTTCCTCtaacccccctccccaacccccgcAGAGGTGCAGAAGTTGTCCAGCCTGGTGCTGCCGGTGGAAGTGATCATCGCTCAGAGTTCCATCCCCGGCGAGGGCCTTGGCATCTTCTCCAAGACGTGGATCAAGGCAGGCACAGAGATGGGTCCCTTCACTGGCCGCGTCATTGCCCCAGAGCATGTGGACATCTGCAAGAACAACAACCTGATGTGGGAGGTAGGTCGAGCTTTGGAGAAGGATTCGGGTGGTCAGCTGGGCTGGCTCCCTCCGGGCTTGTATCCACTGCTGCCAGAGCTTCAGTTCTGGAGCTGTGGGTGCTGTCCCTTTGAACACCCTGGGGGGTACCACTCTCCTGTCCCAGAGCTTTCTTTGCcaatggttctttttcttttgcctgTTTAGGAAAAATCTGCCCTTCTTGCTTCCAAGCTTCCCAATCAAGGCTGTTAGCCGTACTTCACATGTGACGACAGTGCTGGGattggggggggtggtggtggtgggggttctGGTGCAGAGGCTGGGAAGAAGGCCTCTCTGGGCTTCTCCGAGCTACCCACATTCTTTCCCTGGCCTTAAAGGCTGCAAGGGCGGGTCTCTGAGGCTGGCCTATGGTGAAGTCCGGCTGGAATGGAGGACAGTGGAAGCCGGGTGTTTCTTGAGAATACGTCTCCCAATCCTAGGCCTGGTGGCCTCCAAAATAATCACGGCTGACTAGAGGCTGAGACAGCAGTCTCATTCCCCAGCCTGCAAACTGTGAGTTCATCTCCTCAGCTCTATGGGctattattttattctcattttgcagaAGGAAACGAGTATCTGAAAGGCTTCCATTTCTGACCTTCTGACTCTCACCCCACCTCCAACAGTGTCCTCGGATGCCAGAGAGGGCTCCCCTTAGGACAAAGCTCACCCAGGAGCAGCCCTCCACCATTGCTCTTGCCCCCACAGCCCTGCACACCCACAGTAGCCAGAAGGCACAGCCTACTTCTCAATCTCATTGCCCCCTGCTGCCACCCTAgcagccccacctggcaggagctagtGTGATACCGTGCAGCTGCTCAGAGGAActggaggaagagcagagagacaaCCCAGaccttgctttcttccttccctggACACCTGGGCCTAGTCGGTGTCTTCCAGCTGTTGCCCAGTTAGGAAGCTAGGGTGTGGTCTGAGGACTCTTAGGAGCTGGCTTCACATAGGGGCGTAGGCCAGGCCAAGAGACTCTAGTGAGCTAGATTTGCCTCCCAAGCTCTTGCGTTCCTCTCTGAGGCTCTGCAGCAAACCTGGACAGGCAGCAGAAGAGCATATTAACCTGCTTAGGGATCTTTTGGGGACATTTTTCTTCTAGGAGTGAACCCATGGAGCCCCGAAGACTGACTCCTTATTTCCCCTTGCCTCAGACGAGTCACTGTGCCCCTAACCTCCCTTTCCTGGACTGGAAGGCATAGATGACAATAGCTTTAGCCGCTTTCTAGAGCTCTTTGGAGAAAGGAGAATGTCTACCGATGGGTCTGGCCTGGGTCCCACATGTAGCACGTCCCTGCCTAACCCCATCACCGCTCCACCTGTGCCTAGGTATTCAACGAGGATGGCACAGTACGCTACTTCATCGATGCCAGCCAGGAAGACCACCGAAGCTGGATGACCTACATCAAGTGTGCCCGGAATGAACAGGAGCAGAACCTGGAGGTAGTGCAGATAGGCACCAGCATCTTCTACAAGGCCATAGAGGTACGTGCACGTACTGTTACATAGAGACAGACGGAGACGCGTCACAGTGAGGGGTGTGCAAATGCTGCTGCGTCCTGTGACCAAAGAGGACAGAGGACATTGGCGCTGGCCCAGCTGGCTCCGCCTGGGTATAGGGCTGAGGCTCATGTACCACGATTGCCAGGAGTGTGCCCTGTATGGGAAGCCTGCTGATATAGCTGGGAGAAGATGGGGCTTGCAACTTGACGCTGTGGTGAATATCTCAGACATAGAGGAGAGTTTGGGGGAGGTCAAAAAGTAGAATAATAGAGAAAGCAGGACTCAAGGGAAGCAGGCTGGAGGCTGCACTTGGGTATGATAAAGGTCCACGGAAGTTTAGCTGTGTGTCATCCCCCACTctgcacacatggaggccagTGTGTGTGGGTCAGTGCTTTGTCTCAGCAGCAGCTCATTGTGTCAGGCCTCCCACACACTGACCCTCACAcaaggaggatcttgagtttatccagttttttttttcttacacagaAACCTgccatcactcacacacacacacacacacacacacacacacacacacacatgttactGAAGAAAGGCTAGGGGGCATGCATGATGTGTGGGAGTCTTCCAAAGTAGACAAAAGTGGAACCAAggccagggtctgggaagagaaaggaggcagTCCTGAAGGTAGGAGATGCCtggcagagacagaagagacCACGGCatcaggggaggtgggggagggcaaTGATAGCCAAGCTGGGGGCACATCAGCAGGGCTCTTTGAACAGGATCTCTTGGCACGCAGCTTGGCTGTGTCTTGCCCTGGATGTGGGAAGTTGTCTGAATGCTGTGAGGGGTATCAGGGACCTCCCACTGCGTTTTTCTAGATCTTTCACTTTTGCTAACTTGTTTTGGAAGTCCCTTGGTGGGGGAAAGAAGGGGGCTTTCTCGCTGCACTCCATTTACAGGCAATGACTCTGAGCTTGAACTCAAGACTCTTCCAAATGTCCATGCCTGCTAACTTCTTGGACCATTCTAGAATGACCAGACCCTCAGGACTTTGACAAGGGCGGTAGCAGAATAACCTCTGTCTAGGCCTTGTGTAGCCAGGGCCTGAGTCACAGCAGAACATTAGCCCACGGAAGACCAGGGAGTAGGGGGTGAGGAAAGACAGGCAGGTCTGCCCTGGCATTCAGAAATGCCAGGAGGACTGAGGGGTGTCAGTGTAGTACCAGCTCAGGCAGGACCGGCGTGACTCCTGTGACCATCCAGCTGGATTGCCACCTCCTAGAATCAGCTTTTGGCGCAGTTGAACTCTCTCTTAGCAAAGTACATCCTCCTAAGTTCTCACTCCTCTggctttcttacacacacacagacacataccttcacatacccccacacacatatatgtgcacactcCCAGAGacatacctgtgcacacatgtgtatacaaacacaatgcacatacacacacctgtacacacatacttAAAGATACACAGattcacacattcacatgcacacatgcatgcacatgtacacagacacaggaGACTGGCCAAGAATGCCTGTGTCATGTTGGCACTCGGGATCCCAGCTGGGGCAGAGAGGTGGCCTGAGTCCTATCATACTAGACACATCAGACTGGTGGGAATTGAAGTCAGATCAGGACATGTGAATGCCATTTATACAGAAGTATGAATTCAGGGGACAAGGAGGGTCAGGAGTGTTTTTAAGGAGGATTAGAATTTGTATGATTAGGAGAAAAAGTTCATCTATGTTTATCAGAAATTTAAGTTTATGAAAGAGTGGGCTATACACACATctgcatataacacacacattatCACATATATGTATCTATTATACACATACTTCTCACATGATATTGTAGTGTTTAGAGTGAATCATCCTGCTAAG
This genomic interval carries:
- the Prdm12 gene encoding PR domain zinc finger protein 12, with translation MMGSVLPAEALVLKTGLKAPGLALAEVITSDILHSFLYGRWRNVLGEQLLEDKSHHASPKTAFTAEVLAQSFSGEVQKLSSLVLPVEVIIAQSSIPGEGLGIFSKTWIKAGTEMGPFTGRVIAPEHVDICKNNNLMWEVFNEDGTVRYFIDASQEDHRSWMTYIKCARNEQEQNLEVVQIGTSIFYKAIEMIPPDQELLVWYGNSHNTFLGIPGVPGLEEEQKKNKHEDFHPADSATGTAGRMRCVICHRGFNSRSNLRSHMRIHTLDKPFVCRFCNRRFSQSSTLRNHVRLHTGERPYKCQVCQSAYSQLAGLRAHQKSARHRPPSAALQAHSPALPAPHAHAPALAAAAAAAAAAAHHLPAMVL